The Neofelis nebulosa isolate mNeoNeb1 chromosome 16, mNeoNeb1.pri, whole genome shotgun sequence genome includes a window with the following:
- the LOC131498041 gene encoding uncharacterized protein LOC131498041 has protein sequence MTECFTDDGRPAKTPRPHGGRPGRPRALCASYASSLLALWPPGLCSRGPALLTRLSCGPDASESGRHSSDSLVRVWRPRPLTPESPRCPRIRLCDSFTFPSCLLEHSFPVSFPGSSERSFEGENVGGGDGEKCLAVNGPTSCLGSACSLPLTASAVPWGRVDGGLLCDLRPHLSSDPAPASTHKCRLQHKRHFLLEALADSPAGNHPAASALQPHLCGSSGTFVTIQLAPLCLPSTLTCFPAWLSVPRWPPGVRSKFCFSLVLSQ, from the exons ATGACCGAATGCTTCACGGACGACGGACGACCCG CAAAGACCCCACGGCCCCATGGCGGCCGTCCAGGACGCCCGCGCGCGCTGTGCGCCTCCTACGCCAGCTCTCTCCTTGCGCTGTGGCCACCTGGGCTCTGCTCCCGTGGCCCCGCTCTTCTGACACGTCTGTCCTGCGGCCCCGATGCCTCCGAGTCCGGCAGGCACTCTTCAGACTCCCTTGTCCGCGTGTGGCGCCCACGGCCTCTCACTCCCGAGAGCCCCCGCTGCCCCAGGATCCGGCTTTGTGACTCATTTACATTCCCCTCCTGTCTCCTGGAACATTCCTTCCCCGTGTCTTTTCCTGGCTCGTCGGAACGTTCGTTCGAGGGGGAGAATGTTGGCGGCGGAGATGGAGAGAAGTGCTTGGCAGTAAATGGCCCAACGTCTTGCCTTGGAAGCGCCTGCAGCCTCCCGCTAACAGCGTCTGCTGTTCCATGGGGTCGGGTGGATGGCGGGCTTCTCTGTGACCTGCGGCCGCACCTGAGCAGTGACCCCGCTCCAGCGTCCACGCATAAGTGCAGAC TTCAGCACAAACGCCACTTCCTCCTTGAAGCCCTTGCAGATTCTCCTGCAGGAAACCACCCCGCGGCCTCTGCACTGCAGCCCCACCTCTGCGGCTCTTCTGGAACATTCGTTACCATCCAGCTCGCTCCGCTGTGTCTTCCGTCCACGCTCACGTGCTTCCCGGCCTGGCTGTCGGTTCCTCGCTGGCCGCCGGGAGTTCGTTCCAAGTTTTGCTTTTCCCTGGTACTTAGCCAGTGA